The following nucleotide sequence is from Trifolium pratense cultivar HEN17-A07 linkage group LG2, ARS_RC_1.1, whole genome shotgun sequence.
CTTTGATTCAATTATTTAGGCACAACTTCACTAAATCAGACTTCTTATGCGGATAAAGGGAGTTCTTTAGAAAGTTTATGTGATAGCTCAATTGAAGATAGTTTTGAGAATGATTTAAATCGGAAAAAAGGGAGCAACTTGGACAACTTAAGTTTTCGGGAGAACTCCGATGATGACTTTCAAGAAGCAAGCAAAACTTGTGAGATGGTTAAGCAATTGGGCCTTTACGTAGAATCGGAGGATAAAGTTCTTTAAAATCTATCTAAACCCCGATGAGACACAAGAAAAAGAACTACCTCAAAGCTTTAGGATAAAGTTCTTTGAACTTTTATTTATTCGATGTTTTTAGGTGTTACTTTCCTTTTAAGGTGTTGTggtgattttgattattttagaTTTTCCTTTAGTGTGTTCATTTTGTTAGGAGTTAATTTTGAAGTGCTCTGATGTTTTATTTGTTGGAGTgatggtgatttttttttgttccacTTAACGTTTTCTCTTTCTAacctttttttttggacaataCCATATAACCTTTTAGTTAGATGGTATTAGTAAATTCATAATTATCGGACGAAAAAAAATGTcatagagaagaagaaaatgtaTAATCATTCATATGGCAGTTTAAAGATGCAAAAAGGTCGGTCAATGCACGATCATTGGAAAAGTGGAAAACTTAACCATATATATACTAAGAGGAGTGACCCTTTTCCTATGACACCCTTTTGCATCTTTAAACTATTATATGAATGATcatatattttcttcttctttatgaCTTTTTTTTCGTTCAATAATTATGAATTTACCAATACCATCTAACTAAAAGGTTAGAAAGAGAAAAGGtaagtgcaaaaaaaaaaaaaaaatcaccctTACACCTACGaataaaatgtcaaaatttCAAAGGGAGCACCTCAAAATTAACTTCTAACAAAATGGAGACCCTaaaggaaaatataaaaaaaaaaaaaaaaaatcaccataACACCTTAGAAGGAGAGTAACACTTGAAAACacagaataaataaaagttcaAAGAACTTTATCCTAAAATTTTGGGGTAATTCTTTTTTGTGTGTCTCGTCGTGGTTTAGATAGATTTTAAAGAGTTTTATCCTCCAATTTTACGTAAAGGCCAAACTGCTTATCCAACTCCCAAGTTTTTCTTACTTCTTAAAGATCATCGTCAGAGTTCTCCTGAGAACTTAAGTTGTCCAAGTTGCGCCCTTTTTCGATTTAAATCTTTCTTAAAACAATATTCAATTGGGATATGACATAAGCTTACTAAGGAACTCCCATATATTATCCGCAAAAGAAGGGTGATTTGGTGAAGTTGTCCCGAAATAATTGAATCAAAGCGACCACCAAAGATTTGAACCCATTGATTAACTATCTCATTTTCCTAGGAGACTATAGGAAACGTTTGTTGTAATTGTTTGCCAGAGTTGCGTTTCACCTTTAAGAAAGTTTCAAGTTGTTGAAATTCCAATGTAGCATGCCTAATTCCTCAATCTTAGATAGAAGGTGTTGAAATTCTCCTAGGAAACTGTTGGAATAAGGTTGGTTCTGCAACTATCTaacttgagagttttgatgacaACAAAATATGAGAGAACAATTTTATGCACTAACGTGTTTGTTAAGTGTGccgaaaattaaaaaaagttgtatCTGAAGATGATGGAATGCCTCACATAAAGGACGCTAAACGAAGCGAGACTTTGACTCTTAACTAGGTGAAGACTCTGAATGAGTGAAGTTCGAGTTTTGTCACTAGTGTTGGATTTCAGACTCTATGCAAGTAGTTCAGTTAATAATCCAAGTAATCTCATATAAGAGGAAACAACTAATTATTAAGTTAAATATATATCTTTCTTGTCAATAAGTTTTATTGGTGTTATACAAATTATCATTAAAACATTCCACAAGGTTTTAGTTGACtaaaattgttaattaaaaGGAAGAATAAAGCTTAGGTTATTAAAGATGTCACAAAATAATCTAATCATCCAAAAGCACATCGAACATAAGTTAGaaactgaagaaaaaaaaatactaattaataaaataaaaataaaagaaaaagaagttacAAACAAAAAACCATATGTTCCTAAATCAATCCTTTTGAATTGAAAAAATACTAATGCAGCTACAAAAACTAATTATATTTACAAGTGGCGAACATTATAGTGAAGCTAACAAATCATAGTGAACATTATGGTTAAACTTCATTCATAGCATTCTCTGATAATTGTTGATCTTTTGACATGTTATCTTTGGGAGGATATAAGCAATAATGTTGGCATATGAAAATTATGTCAAATAATATAGACACCTGCAATGAATAAATTTTCCATCAAAATTAGCAATACtatttaaacataatttttaaggattaaatatttatgtataaatatttgaaaacatgaaattaaataaattaaaattatgtgataGTCTTgtcattaaaattttaaataagaattaaaaatatcaaacataTTCTAAAATTGGTTGTAaccaaaacatattttaaaacagatcatgaaattttttggatcaaaataacatattaaagatgttgccacatcatcatttttGTAATGAAAGGATAATGGTGCAAATAATTACAAACCTAAATGACATATCTGAAACAACATATTCAAACTACGATgactgcatatataatatgatttcTCTATTAACCGAGAGTTATGCTCATgaggacaaaaaataaaatgaatgcaAGGAATTTTATTGCAAAATATTTAATGGAAGGAgatatgaacaaaaaaattatatgaagatAAGAGAttaatatttcatttcataCCACTGCTACCAAAAGTTTTCCTATATTCCCATAGAAGTTCTTCCAAGAGCCTAGAGAAcaaaaatgtaataaatgtCAATTCATATTTTAGAGTACAAAATGAGAGGAAAAAGGGTTGGTAAATTAATTAGAGATAACACACCTTGATCAACCGATTGCATAATCATTTGCAAAAAGTTTGTTACTCCTCCAAAAAAATCCAGCAAAACCAATCCAATACTCCATCCTTCAGTACTTTTTCTCATGAAGTTCATTGCTGCCTATATTTATAACcaaatattttaatgtaataaacatatttataaattaatttaaagctttttaaaataaaaaatccaatagtttgattgaaaataatgCAAATTAGGATAAATCCCTCACCTGGGGAATGTACTTTATAATTGTCAAAGCAACTTGGATGACACTGTAACATGAtaaatttaaacataaattaGAACAAAAGTAACAATTTATGAAAGATTGCATTGATTAATACTGTATCTACTTATTAAGAATTATGGGCCAAATTTGGGTGTTGTttggaaagaaagtgagagaaaaaaaaattacgcaaGTACCTATGCATGAACTTGGACTAAAGTTAGTCTAAATTCATGTATTGATTTGCGTAATTTTATTTCCTCCCATGCATAGATACTttgcataattttcttttatcctATTTTCTTTCTAGAGAACCAAAAGGACCAAAAGTGCGTGTAAGCTTCAATACTGCCTACATTGTATTCATAATAATCCCTAAAATTAAGAGAAGAAATGGATTTTTCAAAATTCAGgattttttagtttaaaaatataaaattattaattcaaaatatttaaagaaaaatagaaaatagagTGTTCGCCGGACCTACTCCAACCGGCAATGGACGATATTGTTAGACTGAACATTTTAACACATGTTTGAATTTAGAACTCGCAATTGTGTGTAAGCTTTGGACGGTGATTATCGATTcgtatacaaataatttttatttattcttgagttttttgtaatttctatttattctttattatacATTTTAACTGTTTAACACATGTTTGAATTCAGAACTCAGCAATATTTAAATGTATCCTTTTATTTAAGaggaaattttatattaattttttttttttactttttaaagtaCACAATCTTCAGGATATTATTGTCATATTTGATTCTTTAATAGGTCAAGATTATCGTGTATATAGATGAAACAAGTCTTTTAGtatgtataaatttattttaaccattggaTCGATATGTGTTATCATTGGACCAAAAGAGATATGATGTAACATATTTCAGTGGTAAAACTATTGATCtaattattaaaacaaatttgtgcATGATGAAAGACTCGTTTCACTTGTGCATATTAGATAAAACTCTAAGTGTCAAACAAACAGTAATTGTTAGCACTTTCTTAtataaaaatagattaaaaatctataaattaGAATAGCTAATTTATCAAACAACTAGAGAAACATATAATATACATACTTGAAGATGGAGATTAACCAAAGCCAGTGATGATGAGACAAAGATATGCAGACACAAACTGTTGATGTTAAGAACACAATAGTTGTGAGTCCTATAGCCATCTTAGAGAGTTTTTGATTTCCACGCTACATGTGAAACTTGCAACATTTAGCACAATAAtcattaattataaacaaagaattAATAATTAATGAGGGTGtatagaaaaagaaatatatattacaTCATAAATTGAAATCTGGTACACAAGAAATGAAGAAAGCAGTACAGCATGGGCTGCGAATGCAATATCATTTAATGCCACAGGATTCAtctgaaaaatgaaataaaaaagtttagttCTCTAGACattatatcaaaaataaaataaaaaaggagtATATTAGAATGTcggaaaaaaatattagaatttcTTTTGCCATTTCTACGTCTCTCACATCtcttttgaattttcaaaaatacttTGCTCGAGTTCTAGAAGTCGAGTTCTAGAACTTTCAAtacaaatttgaaaattttagaattttacaCACTCAAGTTCCAGAGCTTGGGCATGTAATTTATACATTTTAGTTCTGCGAACACCTAAATGAATTTTACAAATTCAACTTCTAGaattcaaattgaaattttagGATTATACATGTTCAAGTTCTAGAACTCATATACCCTCATACATATATGAAtggaaaaaaaacacattttttttgtttgttaaccTTCTAGTTTCTAGGAAAAAGGTAGGAAAGAAGTAAGGAACTTTAGTAATTTAGGGTTTGATTGCAAGAtaagtaaaatatattaaaaaaaatccataaaataTTGAACTTGGATTCTTTTCGAACTATTCTTCATAAGAGGTTCACTAAACACTTGAGCCTATGTCTTggttaaaataacatttttttatttaaatatataaaaagttaatatCACATAACatataatcacaaaaaaaaaaaaaaaaaaaactaaattaccTGTGTTTGACCATATTTATTTCCATATTGCTTTTGAACAGCGGGGCTGTAGTATAGAGAGGCACTGTATATCATGTATAAAATTTCCTTCACCATGTCTAGCACCGCATAATCAATGTTCAACCCCACAACACTAATTAACCATTAGAAAATAACAAAACTCAAATCAATTAATaagtaattaataataaaaaaaatcaaaaggacTTTATAGTACATGAATATTAGAATTGAGTACtttttaacacttttttttgaaaaacataGTTTTTTTCACCAAActtgttgtcttttttttttttttttagcaaattaAACTTGTTGTCTATTAAATAGGAAAACACCACAATTTCTTTTTTGGAACGTTGCACCTATACAtcattattatttgaatttattttataaaaataaattccttctatttttttagttaaaCGTGCACTATACTTTCCTTAAACTTCTCATTAATTTACTAATGAACTAGTACTTGTTATTATGATAAACGTGTGGCACTAATGAGAACAAACAAGGGATACACTTGCAAACTAAATTATTCTAAGTAGTATTTGAGTCATATTGTGAACACCCCTTCAAACtaaattacacttacaaactaAATTATTCTAAATATTGTATTTAAGCCAAAAGGGTCATGTGTTTGAAAATTctcaaaatttctcaaaaaaaaaaaacaagttataTGGAGCTATAACCAAGctataataaactaattaacATCATTAGAAAATGAAGTAGCTTCAAATATACCATCTTTGAGTCCATTGAGTGAAACTCTAtggagaggaaaaaaaattaacattagtATGAGGAAATGAATTATTAGGGTACATACCTTTTCCTACGATAGTTCAAGATAACTTGTGGGTAGAAACTAATAGACCAAGAAAAGAATGCAGACCAACCCAAAACTTCATAAGCCACGTGAATTGGAACCGAATGCCAAGAAGCCATTggaaaggaaacaaaaaaaaatcaccaaaacCCAAAACTCTAAACAATGTGGGAATtggtgaacaaaaaaaattcaccaaaaCCCAAAATTTTGATGTGTATACTTTGAAGTAACTCTCTTATATATGTGAgctatatatatgttataagGAGTGTGAAATTAATTATGGTTAAAAGTAACACAAACTTAGGAATGAAttgtcacattttttatttatttgtagtgTGTGTGGAGACTTATTGGTTGTTAGAGAAAAAATAgctatatttaatttataatgagatttatttattttttatgtattgaGCATCTTTTTTATACGCGTTTTCGTGTTGctgattttgttttctttgctACTTTTTACCGTAGTTTATAGCTggcattttttgtattttattttgccTATTTTCATGCATTTGTAGTTAGCTCTTCATAGCTCTGAATGCAAGTCGATAACCTTAGGAGATTGGTTCATTTGGGCGGTGCTTTTTTGAATCGTAGGGAAGGGGTTTTGGCCTTTGTTTGTCAGGCTTTTGGCAGATTGGGTTTGGTTTTTAGTTTGTTAAGGTTCTTATCGTTTCATACATTCCTatggaaaaaatttaattggGAGGGGAGAATCCACCATGTGTACTTCAGGTTCCTCGACGAAGATTAGTCATTATTGTATTTGCTTAGCTCCTATTTTTCTTGTGTGGAACTTTGTCTTTGTTTGGAtttcaaaattaacggtttatagtgtttttattgaataccattaattttttttttgtgatagaataccattaattttttatctgtCTCAATAACATGTTAaacgattttaaatttttgtaaattttaacataatttatatgaaataaactttcaatttaacggtgaattttgtaaaagttATATTCGTTAAAACGcaatgtaacattactcaaattgtacaccagtgtaatttgatcactctatataataattattggtGGGTTGCAATAGCATaccaaatgattttaaatttctttaaaattgaacataaatgatctatataatattaaCTTTCAAATGttacacaaatatatatatatatatatatatatatatatatatatatatatatatatatatatatatatatatatatatctcttcaagtaaataaataaattattgggGATGTATTTACCATTTTCACACATTCAGAAACGGAAATGGATTTTGTGCAGTTGATTTTTCTATGCAATCACTTTATAGCCGTCTGATCGTGATCGAACGGTTTAAACAAATGCAGTCAACTAATACAAACTTTAAATCATGACCATCCGATCTTGATCGAACGATTATAAATTGCGTGAATTCATGACTGCATCAACAAACCGACTGCACGGAATCCGGATCCATTCATAAACCTATGCGAAAGTAAGTTACACTTTCAAAGGGTGACTTATTAATATATCTTgctgcttaaaaaaaatcacaaataagTATGTGGGATGAAGAGAgtaattatatttcaattacaCTGGATTCCATTCTGTTCAATTTGTCCTTCACAACTTTTTCATTAGAAACATTAAAAGTGAATATGTAAGCTACAAACGACGAATTCTATCGTGAACAAGTTGATCAAGTGGTACATGGTGCACCACTTATCAATAATCTTAtgacgaatacgaattttacaaaattcactgttggattgaaaatttatatcatatagattattcatataatttttttaaaaaattaaaaatcatttgatgtgttattaagactaatcaagattaacggtattcaataaaaattcataaaccgttaatcttgatggatctcaataacacatcaaatgattttcaatttttttaaaattttgtatggatgatctatatgatataaactttcgatCAAATggtgtattttataaaatttgtattcgtcaTAGAGTTATTGACAagtggtgcaccatgcaccattTGATCAACTTGTTCATATTAGGCAAAGCCGCTACAAATAAACATTACCTATACATAGTAAAACCATACAGGTAACTAATTATCTACATTAATATGTAGTGTGACAAAACTTAATTACAATTTCAAACATTTTCAACCACTGGAAAATTTGTTGCTTCTGGCTGATTTTGAGACTTAATGAGGGGCTCTGTGATTTTGTCATCAAGTATAGAAGGAGGATCGGATGATGTTTTCTTTGAAGGATACAACACATAATGTTGAAACATGAAAAGAAGATCAAAGAACATGCACACCTGAAAAATGTGTTACAATATTATATACATGAGTAACTATTTCATGTCTAGAAAATTTATGCTTTTAGTTTAAGAAAATGTTTTCTTTGTTTAATTATGAAGAGATTAATAACTATTCATACACTTGTATAATTAGGTTATGCATAGGCTCTGTTCGGTAAAAAATGATGGATAGTTTATAGTGAATAAGctaattgattgaatttgtagcgAATAAGTtttatagcgaa
It contains:
- the LOC123910873 gene encoding cystinosin homolog; its protein translation is MASWHSVPIHVAYEVLGWSAFFSWSISFYPQVILNYRRKSVVGLNIDYAVLDMVKEILYMIYSASLYYSPAVQKQYGNKYGQTQMNPVALNDIAFAAHAVLLSSFLVYQISIYDRGNQKLSKMAIGLTTIVFLTSTVCVCISLSHHHWLWLISIFNVIQVALTIIKYIPQAAMNFMRKSTEGWSIGLVLLDFFGGVTNFLQMIMQSVDQGSWKNFYGNIGKLLVAVVSILFDIIFICQHYCLYPPKDNMSKDQQLSENAMNEV